A DNA window from Iodobacter ciconiae contains the following coding sequences:
- a CDS encoding ubiquinone biosynthesis accessory factor UbiJ: MLLAAVLNRLLAQDAAAKAELAQFAGRTIKISLPLVSATLVLMPDGCLAESLAEEAEATLDLPPSFFTRRMQDKTAAARHVRLSGDGELGSRIGHVLSGLRWDAAEELSKLIGDVATQRLVSIAGKVGGVPGAIGSRLVLNLAEYWRDEAPLLAHKRDVNQFCNDVDELRDALARLEKRLQFCEKNI, encoded by the coding sequence ATGTTGCTGGCCGCTGTACTTAACCGCCTGTTGGCGCAGGATGCGGCAGCAAAGGCTGAACTCGCGCAATTTGCTGGCCGCACTATCAAAATTTCCCTGCCTTTGGTCAGTGCAACGCTGGTACTGATGCCTGATGGCTGCCTGGCAGAAAGTCTTGCCGAAGAAGCAGAAGCGACGCTTGATTTGCCACCGAGCTTTTTTACCCGGCGTATGCAGGACAAAACCGCTGCTGCCCGCCATGTGCGCCTCAGTGGCGATGGTGAGCTGGGTAGCCGTATTGGCCACGTGCTGAGCGGGTTGCGCTGGGATGCGGCTGAAGAATTATCCAAACTGATCGGTGATGTGGCCACGCAAAGGCTGGTGAGTATCGCTGGCAAAGTAGGCGGTGTCCCTGGTGCAATAGGCTCAAGACTGGTATTGAATTTAGCTGAATACTGGCGAGACGAAGCCCCGCTTTTAGCGCATAAGCGCGATGTAAATCAGTTTTGTAATGATGTGGATGAACTGCGTGATGCGCTGGCAAGGCTGGAAAAGCGGCTGCAGTTCTGTGAAAAAAATATTTAA
- the ubiB gene encoding ubiquinone biosynthesis regulatory protein kinase UbiB: MRLSRLIKIVRVVFGYGLDEFLLGHARVRGLGKLIQALLSGRDLSAPRAERLRLALQELGPIFVKFGQVLSTRRDLMPLDLADELAKLQDDVPPFAAATAVAVIEAGLGRKLDVLFTEFEQTPVASASVAQVHKARLHNGQLVAVKVLRPDILPVIESDLALMRIMAVLLEKLSADGKRLRPREVVAEFDRYLHDELNLMHEAANASQLRRNFLNSPQLLVPEVFYDFCARDVFVMEWMDGIPVGRIDELLAAGMDLKKLSRFGVEIFFTQVFRDGFFHADMHPGNILVAADNRYIALDFGIVGTLSDSDKQYLAINFLAFFNRDYHRVATAHIESGWVPKNTRVEELEAAVRTVCEPIFNKPLSQISFGQVLLGLFETSRRFNVEIQPQLVLLQKTLLNIEGLGRQLDPDLDLWQTAMPFLERWMKEQIGWRGMLRNLKKEAPQWAALLPVLPRKLGELLDQNHAELLMAGYSGLMWEQKKRNWWLAVIAALLAGLLLTWWFK; the protein is encoded by the coding sequence ATGCGTCTTTCTCGTTTAATTAAAATTGTCCGTGTGGTTTTTGGCTATGGTCTGGATGAGTTTTTACTTGGTCATGCGCGTGTGCGCGGCCTGGGTAAGCTGATCCAAGCCCTGCTTTCCGGCCGTGATCTTAGTGCGCCACGGGCAGAGCGTTTGCGGCTGGCATTGCAAGAGCTTGGGCCGATCTTTGTTAAGTTTGGTCAGGTCTTGTCTACCCGGCGTGATTTGATGCCGCTGGATTTAGCTGATGAGCTGGCGAAGTTGCAAGATGATGTGCCGCCTTTTGCAGCGGCTACGGCAGTAGCGGTGATTGAGGCGGGCCTAGGCCGCAAGCTGGATGTGCTGTTTACCGAGTTTGAGCAAACGCCTGTCGCCAGTGCCTCGGTGGCGCAGGTGCATAAAGCACGCTTACATAATGGCCAGCTGGTGGCGGTAAAAGTCTTACGCCCAGATATTTTGCCGGTGATTGAATCTGATCTGGCGCTGATGCGTATCATGGCCGTGTTGCTGGAAAAACTATCCGCCGATGGCAAGCGCTTGCGCCCCAGAGAGGTCGTGGCCGAGTTTGACCGCTATCTGCACGACGAGCTTAATCTGATGCACGAAGCGGCGAATGCCAGCCAGCTGCGGCGCAATTTTTTGAATTCTCCCCAGTTGCTTGTGCCCGAGGTCTTTTACGATTTTTGTGCGCGCGATGTGTTTGTAATGGAGTGGATGGATGGCATTCCGGTCGGGCGGATTGATGAGCTGCTGGCGGCGGGGATGGATTTAAAAAAGCTTTCCCGTTTTGGGGTGGAAATCTTTTTTACCCAGGTATTCAGAGATGGGTTTTTCCATGCTGATATGCACCCGGGCAATATTCTGGTGGCGGCAGATAATCGTTATATTGCCTTAGATTTTGGTATTGTCGGCACGCTGTCAGATAGCGATAAACAATATCTGGCGATCAACTTTTTAGCCTTTTTCAACCGTGATTATCACCGGGTAGCCACGGCTCATATTGAATCGGGCTGGGTGCCTAAAAACACGCGGGTGGAGGAGCTGGAAGCCGCTGTGCGTACCGTTTGCGAGCCGATATTTAATAAGCCGCTCTCGCAGATTTCCTTTGGCCAGGTATTGCTGGGCCTGTTTGAAACCTCAAGGCGCTTTAATGTCGAAATCCAGCCGCAGCTGGTGTTATTGCAAAAAACGCTGCTGAACATCGAGGGGCTGGGGCGGCAACTTGATCCGGATTTAGATCTCTGGCAAACCGCGATGCCGTTTTTAGAGCGCTGGATGAAAGAGCAAATTGGCTGGCGTGGCATGCTGCGTAATTTAAAAAAAGAAGCGCCACAATGGGCCGCGCTCTTGCCGGTGCTGCCACGTAAATTGGGCGAGTTGCTTGATCAAAACCATGCCGAGCTATTGATGGCGGGCTATAGCGGGCTGATGTGGGAGCAGAAAAAACGCAACTGGTGGCTGGCGGTGATTGCCGCACTACTGGCGGGATTGTTGCTAACCTGGTGGTTTAAGTAG
- a CDS encoding glycosyl hydrolase family 18 protein, with product MSNFSRLAAIPAVFIAMQAFAAPAWDAATIYTGGQLVSYAGKDWKAQWWTQGNVPGADQWGPWVLQAGASTPVPAPTPSSSPVPTPAPTPSVCYAIWSATSAYSAGQSVTHQGRNYKAQWWTQGDDPLTNVGSGKPWLDLGACSGSTPTPTPTPTPTPTPTPTPTGSMQVGSYFAQWGIYDRGYLVKHVQSSGSAAKMTFLNYAFGNIYAKNGGYECGIVTKAENGTQDGGDGWADFQKGFGASDSVDGVGDVWGEDGKGGLKGNFNQLKKLKVKNPDLKVFISLGGWTWSKWFSNASATDASRKQLVSSCIDLYIKGNIPYDAGSNAGGKGTAAGVFDGIDIDWEYPGVQGIGTNTVSDADKQNNTLLLKEFRAQLDALTETTGKKYGLTVAIGAGAEKIAMTEPGEYSKYLDWINLMSYDFNGGWDAKGPTDFQSHLYNDPASPRYLDPKTGKPGLAAQYNIESAVKNLIAAGAPASKIVLGIPFYGRGWTGVPNINNGLYQSATGPAKGTYESGIEDYRILKNAAGSVFVHPITKQSWKYDGNTFWSYDTTDVIQTKLDFVKANGLGGTFSWSLDGDDSIGTLMNAMSKVRQ from the coding sequence ATGTCGAATTTCAGCCGTTTAGCAGCAATTCCTGCTGTATTTATTGCAATGCAAGCTTTTGCAGCACCTGCCTGGGATGCTGCAACGATTTATACCGGTGGGCAGCTTGTGAGCTATGCCGGAAAAGACTGGAAAGCCCAGTGGTGGACTCAGGGCAATGTACCGGGGGCTGATCAGTGGGGTCCCTGGGTTTTACAAGCTGGTGCATCAACACCTGTTCCTGCGCCAACACCGTCCTCCAGTCCGGTCCCAACCCCTGCTCCTACACCTTCTGTTTGCTATGCAATATGGAGCGCCACAAGCGCTTATTCAGCTGGTCAGTCTGTTACACATCAAGGTCGCAATTACAAAGCACAGTGGTGGACACAGGGGGATGATCCATTGACCAATGTCGGCTCGGGTAAGCCCTGGCTTGATTTAGGTGCCTGCTCTGGTTCGACGCCAACGCCAACGCCAACGCCAACGCCAACGCCAACACCAACACCAACACCAACAGGCAGCATGCAAGTGGGTTCTTACTTTGCACAGTGGGGTATTTATGACCGTGGTTATCTGGTGAAGCATGTTCAGAGCAGTGGCTCGGCTGCCAAGATGACTTTCCTGAATTATGCCTTTGGTAATATCTATGCCAAAAATGGTGGCTACGAATGTGGCATTGTTACCAAGGCAGAAAATGGTACACAAGACGGTGGCGATGGCTGGGCTGACTTCCAGAAAGGTTTCGGCGCAAGTGATTCGGTCGATGGCGTAGGCGATGTTTGGGGTGAAGATGGCAAAGGTGGCTTAAAAGGCAACTTTAACCAGCTTAAAAAACTGAAAGTTAAAAATCCTGATTTAAAAGTGTTTATCTCGCTAGGGGGCTGGACCTGGTCTAAGTGGTTCTCTAATGCATCCGCTACCGATGCAAGTCGCAAGCAGCTGGTTTCCAGTTGTATCGATCTTTATATTAAGGGCAATATTCCCTACGATGCCGGTTCTAATGCCGGTGGTAAAGGCACTGCAGCAGGGGTGTTTGACGGGATTGATATTGATTGGGAATACCCGGGCGTTCAGGGGATAGGTACGAACACGGTGTCTGATGCGGATAAGCAAAATAATACTTTGCTGCTGAAAGAGTTCCGTGCTCAGCTGGATGCGCTGACTGAAACAACGGGTAAGAAATATGGCCTGACCGTTGCCATTGGTGCGGGAGCAGAAAAAATTGCCATGACTGAGCCTGGTGAGTACTCCAAGTATCTGGACTGGATCAATCTGATGTCATACGACTTTAATGGTGGATGGGATGCCAAGGGGCCGACAGACTTCCAGTCACATCTTTATAACGATCCTGCCAGCCCGCGTTATCTTGATCCTAAGACCGGTAAACCAGGGCTTGCCGCACAATATAATATTGAAAGCGCAGTGAAAAACCTGATTGCCGCGGGCGCGCCAGCCAGTAAGATCGTTTTGGGGATCCCTTTTTACGGTCGTGGCTGGACAGGTGTGCCCAATATCAACAATGGTCTGTATCAATCAGCTACAGGTCCGGCCAAGGGCACATATGAGTCGGGCATTGAAGATTATCGCATTCTGAAAAATGCAGCCGGTTCGGTATTTGTTCACCCTATTACCAAGCAATCCTGGAAATATGATGGCAATACATTCTGGTCTTACGATACAACGGATGTTATTCAGACCAAGCTTGATTTTGTAAAAGCTAATGGCCTGGGTGGTACGTTCAGCTGGTCGCTGGATGGTGACGATAGTATCGGTACTTTGATGAATGCGATGAGCAAAGTTCGTCAGTAA
- the ppc gene encoding phosphoenolpyruvate carboxylase encodes MPVLETIADKDLPLKRDLELLAELLAATIREQAGVATAEQIESIRELALSYVQESNPDAGKMLAKSLSGLDPATTVALVRGFGYFSHLSNIAEDLHHNRRRRAHKIAGSGPQRGSIAATVHTLTGRGVKATEIIAMLGESLIAPVLTAHPTEVKRKTILDSHRAVAELLAERDRYAMTPEELLDNKAALERVLLALWQTREIRTFKLTVQDEIENGAAYFRNTFLHELPRLYLDLEDKLAELCEQSVSLPNFIQVGSWIGGDRDGNPFVTGDVLRYAVSRQSGIALDYYYQQCMKLENELSMSTRIVDVDPALQALAHWATDEQDRKSEEPYRLAVSVVRARIFATAVKIGTFHHQLHDVANAAEYANTQELLGDLAVIAASLKAHGAALLANGRLRRLQRAVSVFGFYLAPLDMRQYSGMHEKVISELFTHAGLEEYMRLDEASRRAVLLRELSSARPLTSAYVEYSEDVQKELDIYRAASEVQARYGESVLPNYIISNCDSVSDMLEVAVLMKEVGLVQLAPKLSCKINIIPLFETIPDLRSAGKIMTELFAISQWCSLLGCRDNVQEVMLGYSDSNKDGGYLTSNWELYKAELTLVEVFRAANFKMRLFHGRGGTVGRGGGPAHDAILAQPAGSVNGQIRITEQGEVITAKYADREVGRRNLEILIAATLEASFPEASPPLNDVMERRQLMEKLSLSAYQAYRDLVYATPDFITYFREATPINEIPSLNIGSRPAARKSTNSIGDLRAIPWVFSWSQCRLMLPGWYGFGTAISEYLKESGDEGLALLQQLYHDWPFFNSTISNMDMVLAKSDIAIAARYSELVQDQELAQRIFSRIKAEWQRTVDAVQAISKHGELLADNPMLARSLENRLPYLDPLNHLQVELLKRLRSGEANEDVQHAVHLTINGIAAGLRNSG; translated from the coding sequence ATGCCCGTACTCGAAACGATTGCTGATAAAGATCTGCCCCTTAAACGGGATCTTGAATTACTCGCTGAACTACTCGCTGCAACTATTCGCGAACAAGCGGGGGTTGCTACTGCCGAGCAGATAGAGTCCATTCGTGAGCTCGCCCTGTCTTACGTGCAAGAGAGTAATCCGGATGCGGGTAAAATGCTTGCCAAGTCTTTATCTGGTCTGGATCCGGCCACCACCGTTGCCTTGGTGCGTGGCTTTGGTTATTTTTCGCACCTTTCCAATATTGCTGAAGATTTACACCATAATCGTCGCCGCCGGGCGCATAAAATTGCGGGCTCCGGCCCTCAGCGCGGCAGCATTGCTGCGACGGTCCATACCTTAACAGGCAGGGGCGTCAAGGCGACTGAAATTATTGCAATGCTAGGTGAAAGTTTAATTGCCCCCGTGCTTACTGCACACCCAACCGAAGTGAAGCGTAAAACAATTCTGGATTCCCACCGCGCCGTGGCAGAGCTTTTGGCCGAGCGTGATCGTTATGCGATGACACCCGAGGAGCTGCTGGATAATAAAGCCGCTCTGGAGCGCGTTTTACTGGCGCTATGGCAAACCCGCGAAATCCGCACTTTCAAACTCACAGTACAGGATGAGATTGAAAATGGTGCAGCGTATTTCCGCAATACCTTCTTACACGAACTCCCGCGTCTTTATCTGGATTTGGAAGACAAACTTGCCGAGCTTTGTGAGCAAAGCGTTAGTCTGCCCAATTTTATTCAGGTGGGTAGCTGGATTGGCGGTGATCGTGATGGTAATCCTTTTGTTACGGGCGATGTATTACGTTACGCAGTATCGCGTCAGTCTGGTATTGCCCTGGATTACTACTATCAGCAGTGCATGAAGTTAGAAAACGAATTGTCTATGTCTACCCGGATTGTGGATGTAGACCCAGCTTTGCAGGCTCTGGCCCATTGGGCAACCGATGAGCAGGATCGTAAATCGGAAGAGCCGTATCGTTTGGCCGTTTCTGTCGTGCGCGCACGTATTTTTGCAACTGCAGTTAAAATTGGCACTTTTCATCATCAGCTGCATGATGTGGCCAATGCGGCTGAATACGCTAATACGCAGGAATTACTTGGTGATCTGGCTGTGATTGCCGCATCGCTCAAAGCGCATGGTGCCGCTTTGCTGGCCAATGGCCGTTTGCGTCGTTTGCAGCGCGCAGTATCAGTGTTTGGATTTTATCTGGCGCCGCTGGACATGCGCCAGTATTCCGGCATGCACGAAAAAGTAATTTCTGAGCTGTTTACCCATGCGGGTCTGGAAGAGTACATGCGTCTGGATGAAGCATCCCGCCGTGCGGTTTTACTGCGGGAGTTATCCAGTGCCCGGCCTTTAACTTCGGCCTATGTAGAGTACAGCGAAGATGTGCAAAAAGAGCTGGATATCTACCGGGCCGCAAGCGAGGTGCAAGCACGCTATGGCGAATCGGTTCTGCCAAATTATATTATTTCTAACTGTGATTCAGTCTCGGACATGCTGGAAGTGGCCGTGCTGATGAAGGAAGTTGGCCTGGTGCAGCTGGCTCCTAAGCTGTCTTGTAAAATTAACATTATTCCGCTATTTGAAACGATTCCGGATTTACGCAGTGCCGGCAAAATTATGACCGAGCTGTTTGCAATTTCGCAGTGGTGCAGCCTGCTGGGCTGCCGGGATAATGTGCAGGAAGTGATGCTGGGGTATTCGGACTCGAATAAAGATGGTGGTTATCTGACATCAAACTGGGAGCTTTACAAAGCAGAGCTCACCCTGGTTGAAGTCTTTCGAGCGGCCAATTTTAAGATGCGCCTCTTTCATGGCCGCGGCGGCACTGTGGGCCGCGGTGGTGGTCCGGCACATGATGCCATTTTGGCGCAGCCTGCAGGCTCGGTGAACGGCCAGATCCGGATTACCGAGCAGGGCGAAGTGATTACGGCCAAGTATGCAGATCGTGAAGTGGGCCGTCGTAATCTGGAAATCCTGATTGCAGCTACACTTGAGGCCAGCTTTCCGGAAGCGTCCCCGCCATTAAATGATGTGATGGAGCGCCGTCAGCTGATGGAAAAACTCAGCTTAAGCGCCTATCAGGCTTACCGTGATCTGGTGTATGCAACGCCTGACTTTATTACCTATTTCCGTGAAGCTACACCCATTAATGAGATTCCCAGCCTGAATATCGGCTCTCGTCCGGCAGCGCGTAAGAGCACTAATAGCATCGGCGATTTACGTGCGATTCCCTGGGTATTTTCCTGGAGCCAGTGCCGCTTAATGTTGCCTGGCTGGTATGGCTTTGGCACTGCAATCAGCGAGTATCTTAAAGAATCAGGCGATGAAGGTTTGGCGCTCTTACAGCAGCTTTACCATGACTGGCCATTTTTTAACTCCACAATTTCTAATATGGACATGGTGCTGGCTAAATCGGATATTGCAATTGCCGCGCGCTACTCCGAGCTGGTGCAGGATCAGGAACTGGCACAGCGTATCTTTTCGCGAATTAAAGCAGAATGGCAGCGTACTGTAGATGCGGTGCAAGCTATTTCCAAGCATGGTGAGCTATTAGCTGATAATCCGATGCTGGCGCGTAGTCTGGAAAATCGTCTGCCTTATCTTGATCCACTAAATCACTTGCAAGTCGAGCTTTTAAAACGCCTGCGTAGTGGCGAGGCGAATGAAGATGTTCAGCACGCGGTGCATTTGACCATTAACGGCATTGCCGCAGGCTTGCGCAATAGCGGTTAA
- a CDS encoding TatD family hydrolase, producing the protein MWIDTHCHLDAPEFAADRDELVAQAKQAGVKQIVVPAVSEATFSDALTMRTRYGCFPAFGLHPIYTAVHRDEHLLTLQHYLELYRPVAVGEIGLDFYVPDLDATRQIELLEAQLRLARDFDLPVLLHLRRAQDVLLKYLRKWRVKGGIAHAFNGSLQQAEVFISLGFKLGFGGGMTYTGSQRIRKLARDLPLEALVMETDAPDIPPAWLDRQRNQPAELVKMAGVLAELRGISLEELATATSANARVVLPGLLLQEKNL; encoded by the coding sequence ATGTGGATAGACACCCATTGCCATCTGGATGCCCCGGAGTTTGCTGCTGACCGGGATGAGCTTGTGGCGCAAGCAAAGCAGGCGGGGGTTAAGCAGATTGTTGTTCCTGCCGTTAGCGAGGCGACTTTTTCCGATGCACTCACTATGCGTACCCGCTATGGTTGTTTTCCAGCTTTTGGCCTGCACCCGATTTATACGGCAGTGCATAGGGACGAGCATTTGCTGACTTTGCAGCATTATTTAGAGCTGTATCGGCCGGTTGCTGTGGGAGAAATTGGCCTGGATTTTTATGTACCCGATTTAGATGCCACAAGACAGATCGAGCTACTTGAAGCCCAGCTCAGGTTGGCAAGAGATTTTGATCTGCCCGTGCTGCTGCATCTGCGCCGTGCTCAGGATGTGCTGCTTAAATATTTACGTAAATGGCGGGTAAAAGGCGGTATTGCCCATGCCTTTAATGGCAGCCTGCAGCAGGCCGAAGTATTTATATCGCTGGGGTTTAAGCTGGGTTTTGGCGGAGGGATGACTTACACGGGCTCGCAACGGATACGAAAATTAGCCAGAGATTTGCCTCTGGAAGCGCTGGTGATGGAAACCGACGCGCCGGATATCCCGCCCGCCTGGCTGGACCGCCAACGTAACCAACCTGCTGAACTCGTCAAAATGGCCGGGGTGCTGGCTGAATTGCGCGGGATCAGCCTGGAAGAATTAGCCACCGCTACCAGCGCCAATGCAAGGGTAGTGCTGCCTGGATTGCTGCTTCAAGAAAAAAATCTGTAG
- a CDS encoding PhzF family phenazine biosynthesis protein — MTSYSFHLINAFAERRLSGNPIVVFTCEEMPDEPTRQALAFQMGVAETAFIAAHDTHIHVHSTQYTLPFSVQAMLATAEASHPDEIGLAAQAFKTSQGQTWLLRQADRWWSQLATAHTRPARHNNLEMASALGIAATDIIGTPLFVDCGLEQLIVQVRSQQSVLQANPQVNSLSKLAESSKNLPQAAVWSNDGDHITLRFFSCDAFQVYEDFGAGTGAANIAGWMMASGQSAPFSLRIEQGLTIQRLVSRLSVIHVEVDAQRNIRVGGNVRRVGGGVIEL; from the coding sequence ATGACGTCCTATTCCTTCCACCTGATCAATGCCTTTGCCGAACGACGTTTAAGTGGAAACCCCATTGTCGTGTTTACTTGCGAAGAAATGCCTGACGAGCCAACACGGCAAGCGCTTGCATTTCAAATGGGCGTTGCTGAAACCGCTTTTATTGCGGCACATGACACGCATATTCATGTGCATTCAACCCAATACACCCTGCCCTTTTCGGTGCAGGCCATGCTGGCCACGGCAGAGGCCTCTCACCCTGATGAAATAGGCTTGGCAGCACAGGCATTTAAAACAAGCCAGGGGCAGACCTGGCTGTTACGCCAAGCAGATCGCTGGTGGAGCCAGCTGGCGACTGCGCACACCCGTCCAGCCCGGCATAATAATTTGGAAATGGCCTCTGCCCTTGGTATTGCAGCAACAGATATCATCGGCACGCCCTTATTTGTTGATTGCGGATTAGAGCAGCTGATTGTTCAGGTGAGATCACAACAATCTGTTTTACAAGCCAATCCGCAGGTCAACTCGCTGTCAAAACTGGCTGAATCCAGCAAAAATCTGCCCCAGGCAGCAGTCTGGTCAAATGATGGCGACCACATCACCCTCAGATTTTTTTCCTGCGATGCATTTCAAGTTTATGAGGATTTTGGCGCAGGCACCGGGGCTGCAAATATTGCTGGCTGGATGATGGCATCGGGGCAAAGTGCGCCGTTTAGCCTGAGGATTGAGCAGGGGCTGACCATCCAGCGCTTAGTCAGCCGCTTAAGTGTGATTCATGTAGAAGTTGATGCGCAGCGCAATATCCGGGTGGGTGGCAATGTGCGCCGTGTGGGCGGAGGAGTAATCGAACTTTAA
- the trpS gene encoding tryptophan--tRNA ligase, whose product MTSHIILTGDRTTGPLHLGHFVGSLQNRLAFQDKHTQFLMLADAQALTDTDHDVVHRNVLEVALDYLAVGLDPAKNTIFIQSQVPELSELTYYFMNLVTVARLERNPTVKEEIRQKNFQRDIPAGFLAYPVSQAADITAFKATAVPVGADQAPMIEQTNEIVRRFNTQAGKDILLETRAIIPQTGRLPGPDGKAKMSKSQGNALHLSASPDEITQFVKSMYTDSKHLKINDPGQVSGNAVFTFLDAFEPDISFVDDLKAKYRKGGLADSVIKQHLEVRLQELIEPIRNRRLELAKDPAHVMQILKAGTARARTVAATTLAEVKSALELDYFS is encoded by the coding sequence ATGACTTCGCATATTATTCTGACGGGCGACCGTACTACGGGCCCTTTACATTTAGGCCATTTTGTCGGCTCATTACAAAACCGCCTCGCCTTTCAGGACAAACACACCCAGTTTTTAATGCTGGCAGACGCCCAGGCACTCACCGATACCGACCACGATGTGGTGCATCGCAATGTGCTGGAAGTCGCGCTCGATTACCTTGCCGTTGGCCTTGACCCGGCTAAAAACACCATTTTCATTCAATCGCAAGTGCCGGAATTATCCGAGCTGACTTACTACTTTATGAATCTGGTTACCGTCGCCCGCCTGGAGCGCAATCCAACGGTAAAAGAAGAGATTCGCCAGAAGAACTTCCAGCGCGATATTCCGGCAGGCTTTTTGGCCTATCCGGTCAGCCAGGCAGCAGATATCACCGCATTCAAAGCCACAGCGGTGCCTGTAGGGGCAGATCAGGCCCCGATGATCGAGCAAACCAACGAGATTGTTCGCCGTTTCAATACGCAGGCAGGTAAAGATATTTTGCTGGAAACACGAGCCATCATTCCGCAAACGGGTCGGCTACCGGGGCCTGATGGTAAGGCAAAGATGAGTAAATCCCAGGGCAATGCGCTGCATTTATCAGCCAGCCCGGATGAAATCACTCAGTTTGTAAAAAGCATGTATACCGATTCCAAACACTTAAAAATCAATGATCCGGGCCAGGTGTCAGGTAATGCAGTATTTACCTTTCTGGATGCATTTGAGCCGGATATCAGCTTTGTGGACGATTTAAAAGCCAAATACCGCAAGGGCGGCTTAGCAGATTCGGTCATCAAGCAGCATTTAGAAGTGCGCCTGCAAGAATTAATCGAACCCATCCGCAATCGCCGCTTAGAGCTTGCTAAAGATCCGGCCCATGTGATGCAGATTTTAAAAGCCGGTACGGCCCGTGCCCGCACCGTGGCAGCGACAACTCTGGCCGAAGTTAAATCTGCACTGGAGTTGGACTATTTTAGCTAG
- the murB gene encoding UDP-N-acetylmuramate dehydrogenase, whose protein sequence is MLPIQYNFDLKNANTLGLAAIASHFLLLSKPGQLIELSQSPELKALSRLVLGGGSNLVLPEQINALVIGVALKGRRLLREDDEAWYVAAAGGENWHEFVAWTLAQGWAGLENLSLIPGTVGAAPVQNIGAYGVEVKDCLYELTAYSLADGHTQVFSAAKCQFAYRDSCFKQAEAGKWLIGEVVFKLSKSANIKTNYGDIEQELAALAQPSSASAVAQAVINVRQRKLPDPAVIGNAGSFFKNPIVPSGLREQVLAVHPELISYPAGPDHYKLAAGWLIERSGWKGRQLGPVGMYQQQALVLVNHGGATQSDVAKLTAAVQADVKEKFGVELEAEPVWW, encoded by the coding sequence ATGCTGCCCATTCAATATAATTTTGATCTAAAAAATGCGAATACGCTTGGTCTTGCCGCTATTGCCAGCCACTTTCTCTTACTGAGCAAGCCCGGCCAATTAATCGAGCTTAGCCAATCCCCCGAGTTAAAAGCGCTTTCCAGGCTCGTTTTGGGGGGAGGAAGTAATCTGGTCCTGCCCGAGCAGATCAATGCACTGGTGATTGGTGTGGCATTAAAGGGGCGTCGCCTGCTGCGTGAAGATGATGAAGCGTGGTATGTGGCGGCGGCAGGAGGGGAAAACTGGCATGAATTTGTGGCCTGGACACTGGCTCAGGGCTGGGCGGGCTTAGAAAACCTATCGCTGATTCCGGGGACGGTGGGTGCTGCACCGGTACAAAATATCGGTGCCTATGGGGTAGAAGTCAAAGACTGCCTGTATGAGTTAACAGCCTATAGCCTGGCTGATGGCCATACACAGGTGTTTAGCGCTGCAAAATGCCAGTTTGCTTATCGGGATAGCTGTTTTAAGCAGGCCGAAGCAGGCAAATGGCTGATTGGCGAAGTGGTGTTTAAATTATCCAAATCTGCCAATATCAAAACCAATTATGGCGATATCGAACAGGAGCTGGCAGCGCTGGCCCAGCCTAGTTCGGCCAGTGCAGTGGCCCAGGCCGTGATTAATGTGCGCCAGCGCAAATTGCCCGATCCAGCCGTGATTGGCAATGCAGGCAGCTTCTTTAAAAACCCCATCGTGCCAAGCGGGCTGCGCGAGCAGGTGTTAGCCGTACATCCGGAGCTGATTTCCTATCCCGCAGGGCCGGATCATTACAAATTAGCTGCAGGCTGGCTGATAGAGCGCTCCGGCTGGAAAGGCCGCCAGCTTGGGCCGGTAGGCATGTACCAGCAGCAAGCCCTGGTGCTGGTAAACCATGGCGGGGCAACGCAAAGTGACGTAGCCAAGCTCACCGCCGCCGTACAAGCCGATGTGAAAGAAAAATTTGGCGTAGAGCTAGAGGCCGAGCCGGTTTGGTGGTGA